The genomic segment GACTCCGGTACTGTTGCTAACGACATCACCAAGTCTGGCTACGGTCTGAAGGCCGTGTACGCTCTGAGCAAGCGCACTTCCTTGGTTGGTGCTTACACCAACTGGGATGAGGGCGGCACACAGCGCGCTAACCTGACAGAACTGTTGGTTTCCCACACTTTCTAATTTGACGCTGGCCTAGGCCAGCTTTGAGCTAGCGAATAAACCCTGCGAGCGAAAGCTCGCAGGGTTTTTTTCTTGAGCGGCGATTTCTGTATGGTGAAAATTTTTGATGTCTTGGTGCTAATACAACAAATCTTGAAAAACGAACGGTCGCTCTTTATTTTTCTTGATGTGTTTGCTGACTGAACTGCAAATTTTTGTTTCAATAGAACTTACTTCTTGCTAAAGAAGTAAGAAGCGTTGGAGGGGTGCCCAGCACTATCCGGCGATCCTCAAACTTAGATTGAAGAGACAAGTAATATGAAAAAAACCCTCATCGCATTGGCTGTTATGGCAGTGTCCGGCGCCTCGATGGCGCAAGTGACTATCACTGGTAACTACACCATCGGCTACAAGCAAAGCACGACTTCTCCCACCGCAAGTGCAGCGCAAGCCTTTACGCAAGCGGTTGCTGGCGGTAACGGCGGTAACGCGAATGGCGAAGCATCTGGCTTGGGTGTTGATACCTCTTTGGTCACCTTTACTGCGAAGGAAGACTTGGGTGGCGGTATGAACGTGGCGGCAGAAATGTCGCTTGACGGCTTCACCCGCGGCACAGCCACTGGCGGCGACTCGTCTTTGAAATTGACCACCAGTGTTGGTCGCATCACATTGCAAGCATACAAGCCTGCAGATTACCTCTCCGGATCGTTTGGTGTGGGCGGTGCCGGCATGGATAACAAGGTGTTCCCTGCGCGTTCTTTTAAAGATGCCGTTGGTTTTGACACCAAATTGGGTCCTGTTATCGTGAGCATCTCTCACCAAGAGCAAGGTACTGCCAATGGAGTGGCGCCCACCGCTGGATTGGGATTGGGCCAAGGCGCTGCAGGTGCACAAGGTCAAGTTGGCCAGCGCTTGACCAGCGTGTCCGGCACTTACATGACCGGCGCTTTGGTTGCCAACCTCAACTTCTTGAGCTACGACAACCGTACTGCAAATGCCAACACGTCTTACCGTGACGTGCTTCGCGCAGGTGCCAAGTACAACTTCGGCTCCTTCCAAGTTGGTGGCGGTTACAGCACCTTGACTACCATGTCCGGTGGTACGCTGAATTCTGCTGCTATCTCGGCCGCAGTGCCGATCGGTGCTTTGACATTGGGTGCCAACTACGCGACAGAAACTGCGGATGGATTCGCTGCGCAACCGACATTGCTGGGTGTTATTCCAAAAGGTGGTTTGGATCAAACTCGTAATGGTTATGGTCTGTCTGCCAAGTATGACCTGAGCAAGCGTACCAGCCTGATCGCCACATACGCTGACTGGCTGCCGTACGCCGGTGCCAAGCGCAACAACGAAACCAACCTGTTGCTGTCGCACTCCTTCTAAGCAATTGCTGGCCTAGGCCAGTATTAGCCAAAAGAAAAAACCCGCAGCGCATGCTGCGGGTTTTTTTTATGGGGTGTTTCAGCAATCAAGCGTAGCGCTTGTTCCGCAGGTTGTGCTTCATCTCGCTGAGCAAAGGTTGGAGCTTTCCACCGCCTATGCGCAGGGCTACGCAGGTGGCCAAGATATCAATAATCATCAGGTGTAAAAGCCGCGAGACCATGGGGCTGTAGCGATCGAAGCCTTCGGGGTGGTCTGCACTCAGATGGATGTGGCCTGCACTGGCCAGCGGGGATCCGCTGGCGGTGATAACGATCGTAGTCGCCCCATTTTTGCGGGCAATATCGCAGGCATCCATCAGGTCACGGGTTCGGCCCGAGTTGCTGATAACCACCACACAATCACCCGCGCCCAAGATCGACGCACTCATGACTTGCATGTGCCCATCGCTGTAGGCGGTGGTATTGATGCCCAAACGAAAGAACTTGTGTTGGGCATCTTGGGCCACGATGCCCGAGTTACCGACCCCAAAGAACTGAATTTGTCGGCCGGCGTTATAGGCGTCGACCAGCGCTACCACGGCCTTTTCGATCGCCATGGTCGAAGCGTCGTTGCGATAGCGCAAGAAGGCGGCCACGGTGTTGTCAATGACCTTCACCATGACGTCGCCTGTCTTGTCGTCGGCATCCACGCTGCGGTGAATGAAGGGCACGCCCTCGTTCACGGTGCCTGCGAGTTTGAGCTTGAAGTCAGATAGCCCGTCATAGCCCACACTGCGGCAAAAACGCACTACCGTGGGTTTGCTGACGTGGGCACGGTCCGCCAGTTCGCTGACAGGCAGCTTGGCAAAAGCGCGGGGGTCAGCGAGGCAGAGCTTGCCCACCCGCTGTTCGGCAGGTGCCAACGAGGGCAGTGAGGCTTTGATGCGGTCCAACATAGTCTTTTAGCTTTCTTCGCTCCAGCAGAAGCCGTCCCGAGCAATCATGGCGCTGGATGCACTGGGCCCCCAGGTGCCGGCCGCATACAAACGCGGGCCTGTGGTGTCTGCGGCCCAGTGCTCTAGCATGGGCTCGACCCAGCGCCAGGCCTCTTCTTGCTCATCGCTGCGCACAAAGAGGTTCAGGCGACCGTCGATCACGTCAAGCAGCAGGCGTTCGTAGGCCCCCACGCGCTCCGAGCCGAAGCGCTTGTCGAAATCGAGGTCAAGCTGCACCGGTGCCAGTGTTTGCGATGCACTGCTACGGGATTGCCGATTTTCCTGGCCCTGGGCCAGCAAGTGCAATTCCAAACCGTCTTTTGGTTGCAGGTTGATTACCAAACGGTTGCCCACGCCCTCGTTGGAGTTGAAGATGGCGTGCGGAGTGGGACGGAAGTTGATCACAATGCGGGCATCGCGGCCCGACAAGCGCTTGCCGGTGCGGATGTAGAACGGCACGCTTGCCCAGCGCCAATTGGCGATCTCAGTGCGCAGAGCCACAAAGGTCTCGGTGTTGCTTTGTGGGCTCACGCCTGTCTCTTCACGGTAGCCGGGTACCTTCACACCACCGCTGGTGCCAGCGGAGTACTGCCCGCGCACCACATCTTGCTTGAGCGTTTCAGCGGTCCAGGGCTTAAGGGAGCGCAGAACCTTGAGCTTTTCATCGCGAATAGCGTCAGCCCCCGCGTTAATCGGTGGCTCCATGGCAATGGCACACAACAGTTGCAGCGCGTGGTTTTGCACCATGTCGCGCAGTGCGCCGGTGGTCTCGTAAAACGCGCCACGGCTCTCGACGCCCAAATCTTCGGCGATGGTGATCTGGATGTTGGCAATATGCTCGCGGCGCCAGAGTGGTTCGAACAGTGCATTGCCAAAGCGCATCGCAAACAGGTTTTGTACCGAAGGCTTGCCCAGGTAGTGGTCGATGCGGTAGACCTGCTCTTCGGCAAAGAAGCGGCGCACCGTGGCGTTGATGGCGCGGTTGGATGCCAGGTCATGCCCCAGCGGCTTCTCCAGCACCACGCGGGTTTTGGGTGTGTTCAATCCGCTAGCGGCCAACTGTTCACACACATTGGTGAACAAGCTGGGGGCGGTGGCGACATACATCACCACGCTGTCGGCATTGCGGTTGTTCAGGGTTTCGGCCAGGCGCGCATAGTCTTCGGACTTGGACAGGTCCATGCGCACGAATTCGAGAATTGCAGCAAACCGCGCAAACTCCTCGGCACTCGGGCGCTTGGCCAGCTCCACCTTTTCGAAGCGCGATTGAATGAGCGCCCGGTATTGGTCATGGCTCAGGTCATCACGGCCAACCCCGATAATGCGTCCACCCTCCGGCAAGGTGCCGTGGCGGAACGCCTGAAACAATGCGGGCATGAGTTTGCGCCAGGCCAAATCGCCGGTGCCGCCGAACATGACTAAATCAAAGCTCATAAGACAAGTGGTACGTTTAGTAGTTACATAAAAGCTGACGTTGTAATGTAACTTTGTTTCATTGATAATTCAAGGCGAGAAACTGCAACTTTCTGCGCGTTTACCCTAAGTTTTTTTAACCTGCGGCTCTGCCGTCTGCATCCCATGAACCAACTCGACGCCCTCAAACAATTCACCACCGTCGTAGCCGATACTGGCGATTTCAAACAACTGGACGCGTTCAAGCCCCAGGACGCGACCACCAACCCGTCGCTGATTTTGAAAGCCGTGCAAAAGGCGGACTACGCCCCCTTGGTGAAAGACACGGTCAACCAGTTCCGTGGCCGTGCCATGGACGAGATCGTGGACCGTTTGTTGGTGCGTTTTGGTTGCGAAATTCTCTCTATCATTCCTGGCCGTGTGTCGACTGAAGTGGACGCGCGCCTGAGCTTTGACACCGCGGCAACAATGGCCCGTGGCGAACGCCTGATCGAGCTGTACCAAGCGCAAGGCATTCACTCTGACCGCATCCTGATCAAAGTGGCGTCGACCTGGGAAGGCATCAAGGCCGCTGAGCAGTTGGAGCGCAAAGGCATCCACACCAACTTGACCCTGTTGTTCGCGTTCTGCCAAGCCGTGGCTTGCGGCGAGGCCAAGGTGCAGCTGATTTCCCCGTTTGTCGGCCGTATCTACGACTGGTACAAAAAGAACGCCGGCGCAGCCTGGGTTGAGGCGGACAACGCGGAGTTGAATGACCCCGGCGTCAAGTCCGTAGCCCAAATTTACGCCTACTACAAAAAGTTTGGTGTCGCCACCGAAGTCATGGGCGCCAGCTTCCGCAACGTGGGTCAGATCACCGCCTTGGCCGGTTGCGACCTGCTCACTATCAGCCCCGATTTGCTGGCCCAGATGGCAGCGTCCGAGGCGCCTGTGACCCAGCACCTGAACGCCGATGCCGCCAAGACCGCCGATATCGAGCACGTCAGCTACGACGAAGCCAGCTTCCGCCTCGCCCTGAACAACGACGCCATGGCCACCGAAAAGTTGGCAGAAGGTATCCGTGCATTCTGCGTGGACGCTGTCAAGCTCGAGCAGCTGTTGCTGGCCGCTTAAGCGCACCAAGGACTCGCGAACATGGCACGTACCCGTTGTGACCGCACGCCCGCTTGGGCCCAATTGCAGGCTGCGTATGCAGCGACCGGCCAAGCGCTGGATGTGCGCCAAGCCTTTGAGGCCGACGCCCAGCGCTTCACCCGTTTGAGCCAAGAGGCGCCTTATGTGTTTGCGGACTTGTCCAAAAACCGTATCGACGCCAGCACCGAAGCACTGCTGATGGACCTGGCCCGCCAAAGCGGCCTGTCCGAGCACCGCGATGCCATGTTTGCCGGCCAGAAAATCAACAACACCGAGCAGCGCGAGGTGTGGCACGTTTTGTTGCGAAATCCGCCCTCTGCGCAAGCGGAATATGCGGGAGCCGCTCCTGAATTCATAGCGGGTGAGCAGGCTAAGGTGCACGCTACGCTAGACGCGATGCTGGCCTACGCCGAGCAACTGCGTGCAGATACCGCCATTACCGATGTGGTGAACATCGGCATCGGCGGATCTGACCTCGGCCCTCAAATGGCGGTGTTGGCGCTGGATGCTTTTGCCACCAGCGGCAAACGCCTGCATTTTGTGAGCAATGTGGATGGCCACGAGCTGGCCGCCAAGCTGCCCCACTTGAAGCCCGAAAACACCGTTTTCCTGATCGCCAGCAAGACGTTCACCACGATCGAAACCATGACCAACGCGGCCTCCGCGAAGGCCTGGTTCCTCGAGCAGGGCGGCACCAACATAGCCCGCCATTTCGCCGCACTCACCACCAACGTGGCGGCGGCCAATGCCTTTGGTATCACCACCACCTTTGGCTTTTGGGACTGGGTGGGCGGGCGGTACTCCATGTGGTCGGCCATCGGCCTGCCGATTGCCATTGCCATCGGCGCGCAAGGCTTTCGCGAGCTGCTGGCGGGTGCCCATGCCATGGACGAGCACTTCCGCACTGCGCCCTTGGAGCAGAACCTGCCGGTGCGTTTGGGGTTGCTGGACGTCTGGTACCGCAACTTCCACGGCTTTAGCAGCCGCAGCATTGCGCCGTACCACAGTGCATTGCGCCGCCTGCCGGCCTATTTGCAGCAGCTGGAGATGGAGAGCAATGGCAAACGGGTGGACGCCAGTGGCGAAGCCTTGCCGTTCGATACCTGCCCGGTGCTGTGGGGCGAACCCGGCACCAATGGTCAACACGCCTACTTTCAGATGCTGCACCAAGGCACCGAGGTCGTGCCGGTGGAGTTTGTGGCCGTCAAAAAGGCGCGCCACCACCTGAAAGGCCACCACCCGATGTTGCTGGCCAACGTGCTGGCGCAAGCCCAAGCCCTGATGCAAGGCAAAGACGATGCCGGTGGCCACAAGCATTTCACCGGCAACCGCCCCAGCACCTTCTTGCTGCTGGACGACCTGACGCCCGCATCGCTGGGTGCGCTGATTGCGATGCAAGAGCACCGCGTGTTTGTCAGTGGCAGCCTCTGGGGTATCAACAGCTTTGACCAATGGGGCGTCGAGCTCGGCAAAGTGCTGGCCAAAGACATTGAGCCGCGTCTTCATAGCGGCGACGCCACGGGCCTTGATGGCTCCACCGCCGGTTTGCTGGCGCGTCTGCGCAGCTGATTGCAGACGCTTAGCCTGCCTCAAGCCCGCGCGCTGCACTTGGCAGCCCAGGGCCTGTTGCAGCCGCTTGCACGCCCCGCACAAGAAGGCGATGTAGCGGCCTGTGTGCAGCGCATGGGCTTGCTGCAGATTGACACCATCCATGTGGTGGCGCGCAGCCCGTATCTGGTGTTACACGCCCGCTTGGGCGACTACCCGCCGGCATGGCTGGAAGACGCGTTAGCCAACGGCGCCTTGTTTGAAACCTGGGCCCACGAAGCCTGTTTTGCCCCCGCTGATGATTTGCACTTGCACCGCGCCTACAACCGCGAGGGGCGCACGCATTGGGGCATCTCCCATGCCCAGAAACTCGCTGCGGCCCAGCGCCCGCAGCTGGATGCCTTGCTGGATCAGATCCGCACCCAGGGGCCGGTGAAGTCTTCTGACTTCGTGCGGCTTGAGGGCAAAGGTGGCGCTTGGTGGGGTTGGAAGGACGAAAAGCGTTGGCTGGAAGCTCTGTTTGCTCTGGGCGAGCTGATGATCGCGCGCCGTGACCACTTTCACCGCGTCTACGACCTGAGCGAGCGGGTGGCACCTGCACTGCGCCAGCCCGCACCCGCATTGCCGCCGGACGAGCTCGCAGCCGCGTGGGTAGAGAAGGCTGTGGCTGCACTGGGGGTTACCCAAGCGCGGTGGATCAACGATTATTTCCGGACCAAGCCGCGCTTGCAGGATGCGCACTTGGAGGCTCTGGTGCGTGCGGGGCGTATTCAGCGAGTGGCTGTTGAGGGGTGGGCTGCGGCCGGCTATGTGCACACCGACCATACCGGCCTGCTACAGCAGGCGCTGGCGGGCGACTTGGTGGCCAGCCACACCGCACTCTTGTCGCCGTTTGACCCTGTGGTGTGGGACCGCGAGCGGGCCTCGACCTTTTTTGATTTTGACTACAAGCTGGAGTGCTACACCCCCGAGGCGCAGCGTGTCTACGGCTACTTTGTCTTGCCGATTTTGTGCCGCGGCGAGCTCATAGGCCGGCTGGATGCCAAAGCGCACCGGGCAGAGGGCGTGTTTGAAGTGAAGTCACTCCACGCCCAGCCCGGTGGCGTGTGGACTGAGCAGCAAGTGCAAGAGGTCGCCGCTGCCATCCGCCGCTGTGCCGCATGGCACGGTACCCCGCAGGTGCGCATTGGCCGCACGCAGCCTGCCAAGTTGGCGGCCGCTTTGCGGCGAGCCCTCAAGCGCGCTTGACGCCGGGTTTAAGCCAGTGCGGCGCGGCCTGCCGGCGATAACCCTTACATCGGGGCGGGCATAGCGTTGCGCGCGTGCACTCATGAGTGGTGTTTGAGACTATCTGGTCTTTATTCATACCCAGGAGGCTTTTATGGTGACTCGGCGCGATTTCTTTGTCGGTGGCGGTGCGGCAGTGGCGGCTTATGCAGCCGGATCCTTTTTGCCCTTGGGCGCCCAATCGGCCCCCAACTTCGGCGCACCCAGTGTGGTGCAGGTGGGCTTTCGCAAGCAAAAGCTGGGTGACTTTGAAGTCATTGCCCTGAACGATGGTGTCACCCGCCGCCCCTTGGCCGCTGAGTTTGTGCGCAACGCCCCCTTGGGCGAAGTGCAAGAGCTGCTGAAATCGCAAAACCTGCCCACCGAATACTTGGATGTGCCGTACACCGCCTTCCTGGTCATCGCTGGCAACCGCAAAGTGCTGCTCGACACCGGTTTCTCGGACAACGGCGGCCCCACTACCGGCCGCCTGGTCGCCAATTTGAATGCTGCGGGCTACAAGGTGGAAGACATTGACACCGTGATCCTGAGCCACTTCCATGGCGACCACATTTTGGGTGTGCGCAACAAGGCGGGCCAATTGGTGTACCCCAACGCCAAGATCATGGTCCCGTCCGTTGAGCACGCGTTCTGGATGGATGACGCCCGCATGGCCGCAGCACCTGACGCCATGAAAGGCGCTTTCCAGACCGTGCGCCGCATGCTGGGTGGCCTGAACGACAGCCAGATGGTGAAGTTTGAAGCCGGCACCGAAATTGTGCCCGGCATCAAGAGCGTGGCGGCATATGGCCACACCCCCGGTCACACGCTGTTTATGGTGGAGAGCAAGGGTGAAAAGTTCGCCTACGTGGCCGACATCACCAACGTGCCCCAGCTGTTTGCGCGCAACCCTGATTGGGCGGTGCAGTTCGACATGAATGCCGAAGAGGCCCGCGTGGCCCGCCGCAAGGTGTTTGACATGATCGTGAACGACAAGGTCATGGCGGGCGGCTTCCACTTCCCGTTCCCGGCGTTTGGCCGCGTCGAGAAGCTGGGTAATGGCTTTGAATTCAAGCCTGTCGCTTGATACGCTGATCGACCGTAGATTGCTGCAATAGCGGATCTTTTGAGCCGTTTCCGGCCCCGCCAGCGCTATGCTGGCGGGGCTTCTTTATTTGGAACCTTTAAGCTATGAATGTGGTGTTTGACTTTGGCGCTGTGCTGTTTACTTGGCGCCCGGTAGATTTGATGATGGAGTGCTTTCCCCAGCGCGCCGCGACCCGTGCCGAGGCAGGGCACCTGGCCCATGAGGTATTCGGCCATCACGAGTGGCAAGCCTTTGACCGGGGCACGATCGCCATGGCAGACGTGGTGGCCCAAGTGGCTAAGCGCGTGGGTGTAGATGCCACGGTGCTCGGCACGCTGGTCGAGAGCATCGGCGAGCGGCTGACCCCCATGCCGGAGTCGGTAGCCCTGTTCAAGAGTTTGGTGGCCTTGCGCGCGCAACGCGCAGCAACCGAAGGCGAGCCCGTGCGGCTCTACTACCTCTCCAACATGCCAGTGCCGTATGCCCGCACACTGGAGCGCATGAACCCCTTCCTCAGTGAATTCGACGGCGGCATTTTTTCAGGCGACGAACTGCTCATCAAACCCGAGCCCGCCATCTACCAGCGCCTGCAAAAGCGCCACGCCCTCGAGCCCGCCAAGACGGTCTTTCTGGACGACCTGCTCCCCAACATCCAGGCCGCGCAGGCCGAAGGCTGGCACGGCATCCACTTCCACACCGCGCAACAGGCCGCGCAAGAGCTGCAAGCCCTGGGTTTAAGCGAAATCAGCCTCTAGCGCTCATAGAAATTACGCAAGTTGCTATCAAAAGCGTAGCAAGAGAGACGTAAAAAAGCCCCGCAAGGCAAAACCGAGCGGGGCTTTTTATTAGGTTTGCAGTCGAGAGCAATAACGCCACATCGACGCAGCATGAGGTGCCAGGCCAAGGCGCAAGGGCGCAGACAGTACCTACGGTACGGCAAGCCCTTGCAACGCCGGCGTGGCGCCTCAGGCAAGGAGCAATTACATGCCCATGCCGCCCATGCCGCCCATTCCACCCATATCAGGCATACCGCCGCCAGCAGCTTCTTCCTTCGGAGCTTCAGACACCATGCACTCGGTCGTCAGCATGAGGGAAGCCACAGATGCTGCGTTCTGCAGAGCAGTACGTGTCACCTTGGTGGGGTCCAGAATACCCATTTCGATCATGTCGCCGTAGGTGTCGTTGGCAGCGTTGAAGCCGTAGTTGCCCTTGCCACCCAACACAGCGTTCACCACCACAGAGGCTTCGCCGCCTGCGTTGTAAACGATCTCGCGCAGAGGTGCTTCGATCGCCTTCAACACCAGCTTGATACCGGCGTCTTGGTCAGCGTTGTCACCCTTGATGGTGCCAGCAGACTGCTTGGCGCGCAGCAGAGCCACGCCGCCGCCAGCCACAATGCCTTCTTCCACAGCAGCGCGGGTAGCGTGCAGTGCGTCTTCAACGCGGGCTTTCTTTTCCTTCATTTCGACTTCGGTAGCAGCGCCCACCTTGATCACGGCAACACCGCCAGCCAACTTGGCCACGCGCTCTTGCAGCTTTTCACGGTCGTAGTCGGAAGTGGCTTCTTCGATTTGCACGCGGACTTGCTTCACGCGGGCTTCGATGTCAGCAGCAGCGCCAGCACCGTCGATGATGATGGTGTTTTCCTTGCCCACTTCGACGCGCTTTGCGGAGCCGAGGTCGGCCAAAGTCACTTTTTCCAGGGTCAGGCCCACTTCTTCAGCGATTACCTTGCCGCCGGTCAGGATGGCGATGTCTTCCAACATGGCCTTGCGACGGTCACCGAAGCCAGGAGCCTTCACAGCCACAACCTTCAGGATGCCGCGGATGGTGTTCACCACCAAAGTTGCCAGGGCTTCGCCATCGACATCTTCAGCAATGATCAACAAAGGACGGCCAGCCTTGGCGACTTGTTCCAAGGTAGGCAGCAGGTCACGGATGTTGCTGATCTTCTTGTCGAACAACAGAACAAACGGGTTGTCCAACAAAGCCGCTTGCTTTTCTGGGTTGTTGATGAAGTAAGGGGACAGGTAGCCGCGGTCGAACTGCATGCCTTCGACAACGTCGAGTTCGTTCTGCAGGGACTTGCCGTCTTCCACAGTGATCACGCCTTCTTTGCCCACTTTGTCCATTGCGTTGGCGATGATGTCGCCAATGGATGCGTCAGAGTTGGCGGAAATGGAACCCACTTGGGCGATTTCCTTGGAAGTGGTGGTGGGCTTGGAAGCCTTCTTCAGCTCTTCGATCAGAGCAGTCACTGCCTTGTCGATACCGCGCTTCAGGTCCATCGGGTTCATGCCGGCGGCCACGTACTTCATGCCTTCGCGAACGATGGCTTGAGCCAACACGGTAGCGGTAGTGGTGCCGTCACCTGCGTTGTCAGAAGTCTTGGAAGCCACTTCCTTGACCATCTGCGCGCCCATGTTTTGCAGCTTGTCTTTGAGTTCGATTTCCTTGGCCACGGACACACCGTCCTTGGTCACGGTAGGGGCGCCGAAAGAGCGCTCCAGAACCACGTTACGACCCTTAGGGCCCAAAGTCACTTTGACCGCGTTGGCCAAAATGTTCACGCCTTCAACCATGCGTGCGCGGGCTTCGCCGCCGAAAATTACGTCTTTTGCTGCCATGTTATGACTCCAAATTTAAGTGAAATATGCCGCTAGCCCACATGAAGCATGCGCGACTAGCTATTTATTTGATAGCGCGGTGAATTACTTCTCGACGACTGCGAACAGGTCGTCTTCTTTCATGACCAGCAGCTCATCGCCATTGACCTTGACGGTCTGGCCGGAGTACTTGCCGAACAACACGCGGTCGCCGACCTTCACGGTCAGGGCCTTGGTTTCGCCCTTGTCGTTGGTCTTGCCGGGGCCGACAGCCAACACTTCACCTTGGTCAGGCTTCTCAGCTGCGTTGTCAGGGATGTAGATGCCGGAAGCAGTCTTGGTTTCGGTTTCGACGCGCTTAACAATCACGCGATCTGCCAAAGGACGCAGGTTCATGAGA from the Rhodoferax potami genome contains:
- the groL gene encoding chaperonin GroEL (60 kDa chaperone family; promotes refolding of misfolded polypeptides especially under stressful conditions; forms two stacked rings of heptamers to form a barrel-shaped 14mer; ends can be capped by GroES; misfolded proteins enter the barrel where they are refolded when GroES binds); protein product: MAAKDVIFGGEARARMVEGVNILANAVKVTLGPKGRNVVLERSFGAPTVTKDGVSVAKEIELKDKLQNMGAQMVKEVASKTSDNAGDGTTTATVLAQAIVREGMKYVAAGMNPMDLKRGIDKAVTALIEELKKASKPTTTSKEIAQVGSISANSDASIGDIIANAMDKVGKEGVITVEDGKSLQNELDVVEGMQFDRGYLSPYFINNPEKQAALLDNPFVLLFDKKISNIRDLLPTLEQVAKAGRPLLIIAEDVDGEALATLVVNTIRGILKVVAVKAPGFGDRRKAMLEDIAILTGGKVIAEEVGLTLEKVTLADLGSAKRVEVGKENTIIIDGAGAAADIEARVKQVRVQIEEATSDYDREKLQERVAKLAGGVAVIKVGAATEVEMKEKKARVEDALHATRAAVEEGIVAGGGVALLRAKQSAGTIKGDNADQDAGIKLVLKAIEAPLREIVYNAGGEASVVVNAVLGGKGNYGFNAANDTYGDMIEMGILDPTKVTRTALQNAASVASLMLTTECMVSEAPKEEAAGGGMPDMGGMGGMGGMGM
- the groES gene encoding co-chaperone GroES — translated: MNLRPLADRVIVKRVETETKTASGIYIPDNAAEKPDQGEVLAVGPGKTNDKGETKALTVKVGDRVLFGKYSGQTVKVNGDELLVMKEDDLFAVVEK